tctataatcttcacacgtaacatcagctttccagataccacagaccactttttcaaagtgctctgacagagttaaaacatgtgaagctggcagctcccactaccgtgctatgaccaagcagggtaaaagaatagtattactccttgttagggagacttctatatatgtcgacctccattctcaacggacaggcagacctgcaaaaatgctcaacccttcctcatatctgagagggcactcccaacgaagcctctcgaaatactcagctttctttccccccgagaatacctctgcaaacaagctacactagagcaagaatatctcatatcatcagggttaaaagcaagagtatctcatatcatgctttttccctgtcttttcctttggccttattcttacctgcaagacaaggagaaagagagcaatcagtcagcacttggaatcaagcttccagtccggaactgactgcctagaaccccattgctctcgagtactcatcttcaacatcttatgcttcccgagaagataccacatctgcctgaggaacaaatagggcaagtgagaaggatacaaggaagcatgtggagacaagcgcaacagaacatgtgccgatacatccactactttgtcaacagcaaaagtatcccatatcagcagggtcgaacgtactctagatttgatggacttgttttgaccctaaAATTCTTCAggcggccttatactctagcggaaacaagaaaaccctccagcccagttcaagaataagcctgtggaaagttacttcttcaaaagcaaaagtatctcatatcacattttctccttttcttctctttatccttcatactacctgcaagataaggagaatgatAACAATccgccggaactcgaaatcaaacttctgatctgagactgattgcttggagctctgattgcttaccttgtctgtcacctctttcagcagatcccctagctcggcgacttgggagactcctactacatggtttgtatcgcgcttgaccaagcctgaaactacaagtaagcgtcaagtgaaattgatacattaccttgtgcatctccaccagttaaagataccacccctggagggaggaagagtacttccaaagaagatgccacatctacctatgagacagataaggcaagtgaagacgataccacacttcggtacttaaaagtttcgtgattacgagatcattcttccacaatatttcctaatgtcatttgtactaaatcattcacttgtactcactaaaggagagcttgaacctatatactgtgtaaacccttcacaattaatgagaactcctttactccgtggacgtagccaatctgggtgaaccacgtacatcttgtgtttgcttcctatctctatccatttacatacttatccacactaataaccgaagcaatctagcgaagatcacaaacttaatatttaagatgatattctttggtgtatgtttttcgcaaacgatatagtgttgatagatgaaacgcaggaaggggtaagcgcgaagcttaacctttggagaaaagtgttggaatctaaaggtcctcgcctaagccgatcaaagacagaatatatggagtgcaagttcagtgcaaacggaggccaaaatgagttaggggtgaggatcggagatcaggaaataccaaagagcgaccgttttcgctacctatgatctatcttgcaaaagaacggagaatttgatggagatctcacccatagaatacaagctggattgatgaagtggaagagtgcatctggcgtgttgtgtgaccgtcgtaggccactgaagcccaaaggaaaattttataggacggcaataaggccggcaatgttgtatggcataaaatgttggacggtgaagcatcaacacgtaggtgtagtggagatgaggatgcttcgttggatgtgtgggcacacgagaaaagataagattaggaatgaggatatccgaggtaaagtaggagtagccgaaattgaaggaaagaggagagaaaatcggttacggtggtttggacatatgcaaagaaggcctactgacgctccggttcgaagatttgaccacgggacagaggttcagggccgaaggggtagaggaagacctaggaaaactttggaagagaccctaagaaaagacttagagtacttggatataacggaggacatgacacaaaaccgagcgcaatggcgttctaggattcatatagccgaccccacttagtgggaaaaggccttgttgttgttgttgttgttgttgttgtaaatgGAAGACCATGTAAGGAGAAAGCCGCCAGCACTATTGTGTAGCTATCCAATATTAAATTCTCAATATCTCATTATGTGACTGAGCCTAATCCCGTTAAATTATTGTCGTATAAAAAGAATTACAAGATATTCCCTAGTTTTGACTTTTAAAGGGTGAACTAGACATGAAAATTGCAAAATTGGATTAAAAAAGAGAGCtataaatacaaaacaaaattacaaaaaagaaGATAATTGTCGTATAATGTCAGAAGTGGGATTTGAACCCACGCCCTCTTTCGAAGACCAGAACTTGAGTCTGGCGCCTTAGACCACTCGGCCATCCTGACATATTGTTTTGAGATCTctttactttattttatttcaaatgcattgcatttaaaataacaaaaaaataaaaaaagaaaggacgACGACGACTCTGCTGGGGATCGAACCCAGAATCTCTGGTTTCGTAGACCAGCGCCTTATCCATTGGGCCACAGAGTCGCTTGTTGATGTTTGTGGTTTGTCCTAGTGATTTATCACTTCGTAACTTGGccattattttatctttatcgttaaaactcaaagtttttaaacccttttcattagttttcctttaaaaataactttaaaatgATTGTGAATTGCGTATTTCTTAATACTTTTATTGAAGAATAACCTAATCGTCAAAAAATTATTGGGAATCACGTATTTCTTAATACTTTCATTGAAAAATAGCTTAATCATCCATTCATGTTGTAATATGTGAAAACAAACACAACATGACACGACCAACACATGTTATAATGTATGAACAAAACAAACATCGGATGACATTGTTCTAACAATCTTTCCAATTTCATACAACCTACTAATTAGAgtcttaaaaataataatgttatttgaaccacatttattcattttaccctttattttgtctttatcattaaaactcaaatttttcaaatcattttcattagttttcctttaaaaataacttaaaaattattgTGAATTGCGTATTTCTTAAAACTTTTATTGAAGAATAACCTAATTGTCAAAAATTTATTATGAATCACGTATTTCTAAATACTTTCATTGAAAAATAGCTTAATCATCCATTCATATTGTAATACGTGAAAACAAACACAAACATGACACGACCAACACATGTTATAATGTTATAATGGCACCAACACATCTTTCCAATTTCATGCAACCTACTAATCAgagtcttaaaaaaaataatgttattTGAACCACATTTATTCCATAAAACAAAGAAAGTAATTAATTGTAAAGTAATTAAATGTACGTAACTAAGAAAAGATAAAACTATTTAAACCACATTTACTTACTAATCACCTCCCTAATATGGTGAGAGTGATCCAAACAAGTACTAGTCCATTGCATGCAcgaaaaacataaacatttgCTCTACGTGTCACATACACTTTTATACAAGTGACACATCGAAAGTTCAAAACCTATGCCTCGTCGCCACCTTTCACCGCCACCACTGTCTCGTCCTCCTCCGCCTCCTCTCTCACACTAAACGACAAAGACTCCCTCCTTATCAAGAACCTCCCCGTCGGCGGCACCCACAGGTTCAGCAGCCCGTGGGGCCTACCCGACGGCCTCCACACCTGCACCGTCATGCACTGTATCGGATTATCCGCCGGCTCCCGTGCGTCCCCGCCCTTCAAAACGTCGCACAGCAGCACCCGCGCGCTCCCCACCGGCTTCTCCCTCACGAGCCCGTGCGCGTAGATATCAACGTTCAGCGCTGCCAGCACGTCGTTCTCCAGCAAGTCTTCCCGGAACTTCACTTTGACGACCTCGTTCCACATGGGGTTGGTCCCGCCGTGCTCGTCCACGCTCGTCCTGGCCGCGTGGTAGTCCTTCTCCACGTACACCACCGCGTACGCCCTCACTTGCGTCACGTGCTTCACGTTCTTCAGGTCCTGCGCCGAGATTATCAGCACTTCTATTTCTCGGAACTTCGTCGTCGCCGCCGGCACCGCTCGCAGATATTTCGGCACCTTACTCATTtctgttctaaatttctaatcaagttgagagagatgagagagggaGTGGAGAGACTCCTCTTGCAATTAATTTGTAGTTACATTGGcgttatttttaataaatatttgacaCGTTAAAACAAAATTATCCGTTTAATAAACGCCAAAGGATGTACATTGAAATTGAAGTGGTCCAGGATTATTCGAAGTTTGAAAAATATACATGTGAAGGTTAAAGATATTTTTAATGTTTAGTACGAGTTCTTTTTATGCCTACCAAGTATTTGATAGGCATAACGTATTGGGTTGACAATGCTCGATATAAATTCTCTCGATATTACTCATCAGATTGCTCAACATTTTGTTGAAATTTGTTGATATGTGCGCAACATCGTTTGGCTGACGACAACAAGCTAACTAAATATTCAAAGAATACCTGAGTgaataaactaaaatttttttGCATGCTTCCCGCTCTAAATCCGCCACTGCTTGACGCATGATGAGAGCATTTGTGTTTGTGCtaaaaaagaatttaatatCTTTAATAATATTCTAAACCAATCACGCACTATTACAAAAATGCGTAACTTGTTTCTCTGGATGAGTTATGTTTCTCTCCTCTCCATTATGTGGGTCTCAAATTTGAAGGGTCCAACTTCTATCTTCCATTGTGAGCTTCAATTTTGAAAGGCCCAATGTGTAGAGCAATCCAATGACCTCAATATTCAATAATTCGTGGACAGCACATTGCCCACAAACCTCGAAAGCTCACATGCATGCCACTAAAAATGATTCAAATATTCCAAGTAATTGCCTGTAAAGAGATTATATTCTCCTAACCTTGCAATTTTAAACACAGGCCACACCACTCccaaatcattttgtttgcggTTAAAGTAACATAATTTGACAGGTGTGAAGCTCCCATTTGCTCAGCTCCTTAATCCCCTACCTATAAAACCCACTTAAGCTTCCTCATTTTCCTCAAACCAAAAGCATTAGCACACTTCTTCCACTTGTGACTTGAGAATTAGtatcagaagaagaagaaaatatggAGGGGTGCAAAATGGCCATGGTTTTCACCATCTGCATGATTGTTCTTGTGAGCTTCGCGTCGCTCGGAGCTGCTGAAGATGTTGGTGTTCCTGCACCTGCACCGATGGAGAGCGCCGCAGCTGCTCTAGGTGTTCCTGCTGCTGCACTAGGAGCCATGGCTTCTTTGCTGGCCTtcttgttttaaacttgttcaTTTAAGTTCCCCATCATGTTTTTTTCCTTGCTTATTTTCTTTTGGAAGTGATGTTCAATTTCTTATGATTAATTAAATTTGGTTTCAAGAAATCAAGAGAATTCTTCATAATTTAGTTTCAATTCTTTCATATAACCAAATATAGGCAAAGCAACATAGTAATCTGGTTCCGGAATGAAACTGAGTGAGTGAAAGATCACCGTTGCTTGATGGAACCGAAAAGATCCTCATAAGAACGCTTAGGGGCATCAGGCCGCGAAACTATCTCCACAACCTTGTAAGACGCTTCAGGATTCCGTAATGCCTCTACAGCCACTTCTGCAACCAGGTCTCTAGAGATGCTGCCTTCCGAAAGAGTGTCCTATCAAGAGGGATCATAGGCAACATCACGTTAAGGCAGCTCGGGTTTTCGTACTTAACAAGATTAAATGGGGAGAGTTCTCAAAGTGTGACAAAAATTGTGTTACCTCTGGCTCCATTACAAGATTTCCGGTTGGAGGGTCGTTTCTCAACCCACCGGGCCTTATAATCGTGTAGTTTATGCCAGACTTCCTGATATAATTCTCTGCCTGAAGCTTTGCTATTAAGGTGAGCCCAAAAACATTGAGGAAGATGTAAGCTGGGTTGAGAATCTGCCCCATTGCTGCTCCATTGACCAAGATGGAACTCACAAGAATAAACCGGTTCACACCAAGTTTACGGCATGCTTCAACAAGGTTTACTGTGCCAAAAttatcaacctgcactaaaataAACCATTTTCAGACATCAAAACATGTTCGAATAACGAATGTTCTTTCCATTACAACCTGGACTAAAATTATCTTATTTCAGATAGCAGAACACGGGGCTAGCC
This genomic interval from Malus domestica chromosome 05, GDT2T_hap1 contains the following:
- the LOC114825265 gene encoding protein SRC2-like, whose product is MSKVPKYLRAVPAATTKFREIEVLIISAQDLKNVKHVTQVRAYAVVYVEKDYHAARTSVDEHGGTNPMWNEVVKVKFREDLLENDVLAALNVDIYAHGLVREKPVGSARVLLCDVLKGGDAREPADNPIQCMTVQVWRPSGRPHGLLNLWVPPTGRFLIRRESLSFSVREEAEEDETVVAVKGGDEA